The following proteins are encoded in a genomic region of Desulfobacterales bacterium:
- a CDS encoding RNA ligase RtcB family protein, translating to MDNKPNIKLIFSENTWIEGEAIRQLQKTSELEGIQYSVGLPDLHPGRGNPVGAAFISKGIIYPYIVGNDVGCGVALFSTEIKTNKIKKDKWLKKLKNFEEPYDGDLEFWRTEFGLNPSSFDISLGTIGGGNHFAELQTIEKIMDQKSFDDLKLDKNYVMLLIHSGSRSIGEALLRRHTEKYGAKGLLDDSEDAIKYLETHEHALKWAKCNRALISYRFASELGSESNLIIDVCHNSITKTSDDGNNLLWLHRKGAAASDSGYVVIPGSRGTLSYLVKAKGDQKANAWSLPHGAGRKWNRGSCKERLSDRFNAKSLIQTEIGSYVICEDKDLLYEEAPYAYKNIDSVIGELLKADLIEVIATLKPVITYKVRKS from the coding sequence ATGGATAACAAACCAAACATTAAACTTATTTTTTCTGAAAATACTTGGATTGAAGGAGAGGCTATTCGTCAATTACAAAAAACTTCAGAGCTTGAAGGCATACAATATAGCGTTGGATTACCTGATCTTCATCCCGGCAGAGGAAACCCTGTCGGAGCAGCTTTTATAAGCAAAGGAATAATATACCCCTATATTGTCGGCAATGATGTTGGCTGCGGAGTAGCTCTTTTTTCAACAGAAATAAAAACAAACAAAATAAAAAAAGATAAATGGCTAAAAAAACTCAAAAATTTTGAAGAACCCTATGATGGAGATTTAGAATTTTGGAGAACAGAATTTGGCCTTAATCCTTCATCTTTCGACATATCACTCGGCACCATTGGAGGCGGAAACCATTTTGCCGAACTACAAACAATTGAAAAAATAATGGATCAAAAAAGCTTTGACGATCTTAAATTAGATAAAAATTATGTAATGCTTTTAATACATAGTGGTTCAAGGAGTATCGGAGAAGCTTTACTTAGAAGGCATACTGAAAAATATGGAGCAAAAGGGTTATTGGATGATTCTGAAGATGCAATAAAATATTTAGAAACTCATGAACATGCTTTAAAATGGGCTAAATGTAACAGAGCTTTAATTTCCTATCGTTTTGCTTCTGAACTTGGAAGTGAATCTAATTTAATAATAGATGTATGCCACAACAGCATCACTAAAACATCGGATGATGGTAATAATTTATTATGGCTTCATCGAAAAGGAGCTGCAGCTTCTGATTCTGGATATGTAGTAATACCAGGCTCAAGGGGAACTTTAAGCTATCTTGTCAAAGCGAAAGGTGATCAAAAGGCAAACGCATGGTCATTACCCCATGGTGCTGGCAGAAAATGGAATAGAGGCAGTTGCAAAGAAAGACTGAGCGATCGATTTAATGCTAAATCCCTTATTCAAACAGAAATCGGCAGTTATGTAATATGTGAAGATAAAGATTTATTATACGAAGAGGCTCCCTATGCATATAAAAATATTGATTCTGTAATAGGAGAATTGCTCAAAGCTGACTTAATCGAAGTAATTGCAACACTTAAACCTGTGATAACTTATAAAGTAAGGAAAAGTTGA
- a CDS encoding AAA family ATPase: MEKKNQIITIVGPKGGVGKTTISANLSIALSKLGKTVIAVDLDLGASNLHTLFGLKTSKFTLDDFILGKIKSLSDIIENSNIKGLGIICGGDVPGIANLHYNRKVKLMQHLSKLEYDFVLLDLSAGVSFNVVDFMIIASEGILITTPEVPSLLNAYSFIKTFIFRRLGIYFTKSKQDKILELLEMAKDFTSNPHLNTMNGILEQVKVINPDSVNAINRILAAFKPIIVINRVRSDDDLKVGEVLKNLMNQYLNIKTSVILSVHEDNSVSLAIAKLKPVILEYPLSIFSKDINKIALNLSLLEPI; this comes from the coding sequence ATGGAAAAAAAAAATCAAATTATTACTATTGTCGGTCCCAAGGGAGGTGTTGGTAAAACAACAATTTCAGCAAATCTATCCATTGCCCTATCAAAACTTGGTAAAACTGTTATTGCTGTTGACCTAGATCTTGGTGCATCAAACCTGCACACCCTTTTTGGTTTAAAAACATCAAAATTTACCCTTGATGACTTTATCCTTGGTAAAATTAAGAGCCTTTCAGATATTATCGAGAATTCAAATATAAAAGGTTTAGGTATCATTTGCGGCGGAGATGTACCTGGTATTGCCAATTTGCATTATAATAGAAAAGTAAAATTAATGCAGCATTTATCAAAACTTGAATATGATTTTGTATTATTAGATTTAAGTGCCGGAGTTTCATTTAATGTAGTTGATTTTATGATTATTGCCAGTGAGGGTATTTTAATAACTACCCCTGAAGTGCCTTCTTTGCTTAATGCGTATAGTTTTATTAAAACATTCATTTTTAGAAGGCTTGGAATTTATTTTACTAAATCAAAACAAGATAAAATTCTTGAACTTTTAGAAATGGCTAAAGATTTTACGTCTAATCCGCATCTTAACACAATGAATGGGATTTTGGAACAAGTTAAGGTTATTAATCCGGATTCTGTAAATGCTATAAACAGGATTCTTGCAGCCTTTAAGCCAATTATTGTAATAAACCGTGTCCGTTCGGATGATGATTTAAAAGTTGGAGAGGTTCTTAAAAATCTTATGAATCAATATTTGAATATAAAGACGAGCGTGATATTATCTGTTCATGAAGATAACTCCGTAAGTCTTGCTATTGCTAAATTAAAGCCTGTAATACTTGAGTATCCATTATCTATTTTTTCTAAAGATATAAATAAAATAGCTTTAAATCTAAGTCTGCTAGAGCCTATCTGA
- a CDS encoding VWA domain-containing protein — protein sequence MKRNLFLLISIIFFLSCGQKSRFETASSPPLSVTTPIQEYKAKEQARYAMPQTQVMDDIRIANEPTNTEKYAHIETNPVKRVVEHPVSTFSIDVDTGSYSNVRRMLNSGQLPVKDAVRVEELINYFSYDYPLPTNIEEPFKVTTQIGPTPWNKNTHILQIGIKGYNVSKDKLPPSNLVFLLDVSGSMDSPDKLGLLKASLKLLTNQLSEKDRVSIVVYAGASGLILEPTSGDQKGKIISSLNKLSAGGSTNGGEGIQLAYAMAEQAYIKDGINRVLLATDGDFNVGVVNFEALKNLIEEKRKTGITLTTLGFGTGNYNDQLMEQLADAGNGNYSYIDTLNEAQKVLVDEVSSTLMTIAKDVKIQIEFNPAIVSEYRLIGYENRILKREDFNNDKVDAGDIGAGHTVTALYEIALKGRGGEKLESLRYGNDSEDRKATSSEEKVNELAFIRLRFKPPQGDTSKLIEWPIKTDEIISDIEKIDDDFRFSAAVSAFGQMLRGGQYTGSFSYNDLLNLARNSRGKDEFGYRGEFIKLINLAKSLSNAD from the coding sequence ATGAAAAGAAATTTATTCTTATTAATTTCAATTATATTTTTTTTAAGCTGTGGTCAAAAATCAAGGTTTGAGACAGCGAGTTCTCCCCCTCTAAGTGTCACAACTCCAATTCAGGAGTATAAAGCTAAAGAGCAAGCACGATATGCAATGCCTCAAACTCAAGTTATGGATGACATTAGGATAGCTAATGAGCCTACTAATACTGAAAAATACGCTCATATAGAAACTAATCCTGTTAAAAGAGTTGTTGAACATCCAGTTTCAACCTTTAGCATTGATGTAGATACCGGATCATATTCTAATGTTCGAAGAATGCTAAATAGCGGGCAACTCCCTGTAAAAGATGCTGTAAGAGTTGAAGAATTAATTAATTATTTTTCTTATGACTATCCGCTTCCTACAAACATTGAAGAGCCGTTTAAAGTAACTACTCAGATTGGTCCTACCCCATGGAATAAAAATACACATATCCTACAAATCGGAATAAAAGGCTATAATGTTTCAAAAGATAAGCTTCCTCCTTCAAATTTAGTATTTTTATTAGATGTTTCGGGCTCAATGGACAGCCCTGATAAATTAGGCTTACTCAAAGCATCTTTAAAACTTTTAACAAATCAATTATCAGAAAAAGATAGAGTTTCAATAGTAGTTTATGCTGGAGCTTCCGGCCTTATTCTTGAGCCTACAAGCGGAGATCAAAAGGGAAAAATAATAAGTTCTTTAAACAAGCTTAGCGCAGGAGGTTCAACAAATGGGGGCGAAGGGATACAGCTCGCCTATGCAATGGCTGAACAAGCTTATATAAAAGATGGTATAAACCGTGTTCTTTTAGCAACTGACGGTGATTTTAATGTAGGTGTTGTAAATTTTGAAGCCCTTAAAAATCTTATTGAAGAAAAAAGAAAAACAGGAATTACTTTAACTACTCTTGGTTTTGGAACAGGGAATTATAATGACCAGCTCATGGAACAATTAGCAGATGCAGGCAATGGGAATTATTCTTATATTGATACATTAAATGAAGCGCAGAAAGTCCTTGTTGACGAAGTTTCGTCAACATTAATGACAATTGCAAAAGACGTTAAAATTCAAATCGAGTTTAATCCTGCTATTGTTTCTGAATATCGTTTAATTGGATATGAAAATAGAATTTTAAAGCGAGAAGATTTTAATAATGATAAAGTTGATGCTGGCGATATAGGAGCTGGTCATACAGTTACCGCTCTTTATGAAATCGCTTTGAAGGGCAGGGGAGGGGAGAAGCTTGAATCACTACGTTATGGAAATGATTCAGAAGATCGTAAAGCTACTTCGAGTGAAGAAAAAGTAAATGAACTTGCTTTTATTAGACTTCGTTTTAAACCACCTCAAGGTGATACAAGTAAACTTATTGAATGGCCTATCAAAACAGATGAAATTATATCTGATATCGAAAAAATAGATGATGATTTTCGTTTTTCAGCCGCTGTATCTGCTTTTGGGCAAATGCTTCGTGGAGGTCAATATACTGGTAGTTTTTCCTATAATGATTTGTTAAATCTCGCTAGAAATTCAAGGGGCAAAGATGAATTTGGTTATAGAGGAGAATTTATTAAACTCATCAATCTTGCTAAATCCTTAAGTAATGCTGATTAA
- the prfH gene encoding peptide chain release factor H — MISWIQITSGRGPEECCWVVSKLSECIIKEAEDLNITTRILETISGDKPKTFKSILIALESENPSSFMGQFEGTVQWIGKSMFRTHHKRKNWFVGVNAFFPPELQQRSDDEFRIEIMKSSGPGGQHVNKTESAVRITHIPTGLSATAQEERSQSMNKKLALSRLHGLLKQKDNEEIKKAQNDRWDKHNNLERGNPVRVYEGENFRLKKISKPT; from the coding sequence ATGATATCATGGATACAAATAACATCTGGCCGAGGACCCGAAGAATGTTGTTGGGTTGTTTCTAAGCTTTCTGAGTGTATTATAAAAGAAGCTGAAGATCTGAATATCACAACAAGGATTTTAGAAACGATTTCTGGAGATAAGCCTAAAACTTTTAAATCAATATTGATAGCATTAGAAAGCGAAAATCCGTCTTCATTTATGGGGCAATTTGAAGGAACTGTTCAATGGATAGGAAAAAGCATGTTTAGGACTCACCATAAACGTAAAAATTGGTTTGTTGGAGTAAATGCATTTTTTCCTCCTGAACTACAGCAACGTTCTGACGATGAATTTCGTATTGAAATAATGAAATCATCAGGCCCTGGCGGACAGCATGTAAATAAAACTGAATCAGCTGTTAGAATAACCCATATACCAACAGGATTAAGTGCAACAGCGCAGGAAGAACGTTCTCAAAGTATGAACAAAAAACTCGCATTGAGCCGTTTGCATGGGTTGCTAAAACAAAAAGATAATGAAGAAATAAAAAAAGCTCAAAATGACCGATGGGATAAACATAATAACCTTGAAAGGGGAAACCCTGTTCGTGTTTATGAAGGTGAAAATTTTCGATTGAAAAAAATATCGAAGCCTACGTAA
- a CDS encoding class I SAM-dependent methyltransferase: protein MNLKKVILKPGREKSALRQHPWIFSGAIKKAEEKITKGEIVTVVTSDGKEIAKGSYSPESQIRIRIWTFDTSIEISKNFLKKRIIDAINFRKLLFQYKNVSAYRIINSESDLIPGLIVDKYEDFLVCQFLSAGVELFKSDIIQILSEIMPVSGIYERSDSEVRLKEGLKQTKGVLYGKEPPDIIQINENGLKFFVDIKDGHKTGFYLDQRDNRNYSSQFAKNSEVLNCFSYTGGFSIYALNNGAKKVVNIDTSNKALEIGLKNAEANKISLDCIENISGDVFHTLRKFRDSGRKFDLIILDPPKFADSAKNLQKAIKGYKDINWLAFKILKSYGTLMTFSCSGIVSPELFQSIIANSSLDANRNSVIIRHLFQASDHIVNLNFPEGAYLKGIIVKTLH, encoded by the coding sequence ATGAATTTAAAAAAAGTAATATTAAAACCCGGTAGAGAAAAATCAGCTTTAAGACAGCATCCATGGATATTTTCTGGAGCAATAAAAAAAGCTGAAGAAAAAATAACAAAAGGTGAGATTGTTACTGTTGTAACATCAGATGGAAAAGAAATAGCAAAAGGTTCTTATTCCCCTGAATCTCAAATCAGGATAAGAATATGGACTTTTGATACTTCTATTGAAATATCCAAAAATTTTTTAAAAAAACGCATAATTGACGCTATAAATTTTAGAAAATTGTTATTTCAATATAAAAATGTTTCTGCCTATAGAATTATAAATTCTGAATCTGATTTAATTCCTGGATTAATCGTTGATAAATATGAAGATTTCTTAGTCTGTCAATTTTTATCAGCAGGTGTAGAATTATTTAAGTCAGATATAATTCAAATTCTTTCTGAAATTATGCCTGTATCTGGAATATATGAGCGTTCAGATAGTGAAGTTAGGCTTAAAGAAGGTTTAAAACAAACAAAAGGAGTTTTATATGGAAAAGAGCCTCCTGATATAATTCAAATTAATGAAAATGGCTTAAAATTTTTTGTGGATATAAAAGATGGTCATAAAACTGGATTTTATCTTGACCAAAGAGATAATAGAAACTATTCATCTCAGTTTGCAAAAAATTCAGAAGTATTGAACTGTTTTTCCTATACTGGCGGTTTTTCAATATATGCTTTAAATAATGGAGCAAAAAAAGTAGTTAATATTGACACGTCAAACAAAGCCCTTGAAATTGGCCTTAAAAACGCTGAAGCCAATAAAATCAGCCTTGATTGTATTGAAAATATTTCTGGAGATGTTTTTCATACTCTTAGGAAATTTAGAGACAGCGGCAGAAAATTTGATTTAATAATACTTGATCCACCTAAATTTGCAGACTCAGCTAAAAATCTTCAAAAAGCCATTAAAGGCTATAAAGATATTAATTGGCTCGCCTTTAAAATTTTAAAGTCTTATGGAACTTTAATGACTTTTTCATGTTCTGGAATTGTAAGTCCTGAACTTTTTCAATCAATAATAGCAAATTCTTCCCTTGATGCAAATCGTAATTCTGTTATAATTCGTCATCTTTTTCAAGCTTCAGACCATATAGTTAATCTTAACTTCCCAGAAGGAGCATATCTTAAGGGAATTATCGTAAAAACATTACATTAA